The following proteins are encoded in a genomic region of Nymphalis io chromosome 8, ilAglIoxx1.1, whole genome shotgun sequence:
- the LOC126769880 gene encoding uncharacterized protein LOC126769880: MKMDPPSTNKQRTPSRCREWERQRRLKFNDAISKLGEIVKSINKTNSVTGDEADNVQYPKIEIVQKAIICLTNCVHERTQLKAEILALEVKLEAIEKTKSDKKDVSLQVTIGTNKKNQNNRYVKLLMLNKSKHKNSKEKEKLIDVKSNISTKKVTVLNKTPPKLPKLLPLTNVKKENTIVMLPATPYIFPQRPVLFPQPPTIVLVDTNLQPINKSAIPIINRNSNDITKTTMVNVLPISAYSHPLSGKTKKTNVKSRNSIPKKGPKKVKSIDKKDEVSINQSETDKDSEKKTEVTSSGDKNTAVITKENADQNKETLNDEKTLEADDTNISSLDKETITDNKKDTVTVKDISKESTDNHKEIAPPKCSEPSMNHDQTNIEKTIALPNQEVSAEKSEINISNVVVSKSNKISAPEKMEEVEFKSKDNKIQAILDTTICENVVDVGNARLELAEEFLAASPTAAFLMSFPLVSGNRADSPAEEAQNINAKETNLRNETPPQQDSYFEKPIIPENKIKSSSKPPQIAPVTNTEKNIHNHKYENNNKSTDIKTTTSVPNLMTNENPFLSLPLPSVIPSSCALTDSTFGIDFDISVNKTVTTQSTTFNNTTNNIFYKGDPFNSVKSTIYSTSSISSGHEFNGLGLYPCAMENYASKNKSDYTNVDDNLMKRLTYDIDLGWSHKSFDFVNCTTNTNTFHKDNILPNTTTPFSSTYNPFNPDFHVPLVPNSTKKNPASKTGTFPEQITSFYNQGANLWSEDVSSIYTNSNVSKNFIAKQQNYFPSEHLHTNMNAKVGSTPKQFYTKHMTESTAEGVLKSSPIVGHHIADKYTKKSPSKTHINWMTSEIRPVQNNCNQNQPELKETIKASYTQNELGSKKHTQSETNYFPINMHNFPPQPNHEEHNVWPTTRPAGTTEISMEPPPINLPTLVGDLALGPHDKKKADNVNRTLPHTELPNCGNFLSVTQLMNRSSENMPLRPNGLITDTPKSISTKQNISLNNEVSRKSRMEIHPQICYGFNDPKASHTYESINSFSQAKTKSSKSDKSSKAQKNSYSAESLIRGGSNYSQKLQDNSGPKFMVPQKYNDFNISQDSGVAQVSHFPPIIDYSDNTYAGQQFSGTTLYNSTTNTISNSFYTNFMPGSTNLMTSNYTSGAFPSDFVDYNQSTDCNSYSNHKYSDFKMRNNIPTFPQEKDPPNYKSSRRESAAKHKLECSKKDSNKKYQSKRPKIGNNEVEEWNDTSHLLWQNKTQTKRHQNLPDEITFSNYVGNQMPAQYQPDIFNSHIMQSNMQNVGPNADRSLSSFPVTSRANFNLSALFPEITMKVQ; encoded by the exons atgaaaatggaTCCGCCTTCTACCAATAAACAACGTACACCGag tcGATGTCGAGAATGGGAACGTCAAAGACGATTAAAATTCAATGACGCTATATCAAAACTTGGAGAAATtgttaaatctataaataaaactaacagTGTAACTGGAGATGAAGCTGATAATGTTCAATACCCTAAAATAGAAATTGTCCAAAAAGCTATTATTTGCTTAACAAATTGTGTTCATGAAAGAACACAACTCA aAGCAGAGATATTGGCATTGGAGGTTAAACTAGAAGCCATAGAAAAAACAAAGTCTGACAAAAAAGATGTTTCATTACAAGTCACGATTGGGACAAATAAGAAAAACCAAA ATAAtagatatgtaaaattattaatgttaaataaatccaAGCACaaaaattcaaaagaaaaagaaaagctTATTGATGTAAAATCAAACATTAGTACAAAAAAAGTCACTGTACTAAATAAAACACCACCAAAGTTACCCAAGTTACTACCTTTGACTAATGTTAAAAAAG AAAATACAATTGTAATGCTACCAGCCACTCCTTATATCTTTCCACAAAGACCTGTATTATTTCCTCAACCACCAACTATTGTTTTAGTAGATACAAATTTGCAACCAATAAACAAATCAGCTATTCCTATTATAAACAGAAACAGTAATGACATAACAAAAACTACAATGGTTAATGTCTTGCCAATATCTGCATACTCTCATCCCTTGTCAGGAAAAACCAAGAAAACTAATGTCAAATCACGAAATAGTATTCCCAAAAAAGGACCTAAAAAGGTTAAGTCTATTGATAAAAAAGATGaagtatcaattaatcaatCAGAAACAGATAAGGACTCTGAGAAAAAAACTGAAGTTACGAGTTCTGGTGATAAAAATACAGCAGTTATTACTAAAGAAAATGCAGATCAAAATAAAGAAACTTTGAATGATGAGAAAACACTAGAAGCAGACGATACAAATATATCAAGCTTAGACAAAGAGACAATTACAGACAATAAAAAAGATACTGTCACAGTTAAAGATATATCTAAGGAAAGCACTGATAATCATAAAGAAATAGCACCACCGAAATGTTCGGAACCATCTATGAATCATGATCaaacaaatattgaaaaaactatAGCTCTACCAAATCAAGAAGTTTCTGCTGAAAAAtctgaaattaatatttcaaatgttgTTGTAtccaaaagtaataaaatatctgcTCCTGAGAAAATGGAAGAAGTTGAATTTAAAagcaaagataataaaatacaagctATTTTAGATACTACAATTTGTGAAAATGTTGTTGACGTTGGAAATGCTCGATTGGAATTGGCAGAAGAATTTTTAGCTGCTTCACCAACTGCTGCTTTTTTGATGTCCTTCCCATTAGTTAGTGGCAACAGAGCTGATAGCCCAGCTGAGGAAGCACAGAATATTAATGCAAAAGAAACAAATTTGCGAAACGAAACACCACCACAACAAGACTCTTATTTTGAAAAACCAATCATaccagaaaataaaattaagtcttCCAGTAAACCACCACAGATTGCACCAGTCACCAATActgaaaaaaacattcataaccataaatatgaaaataataataagtcaacTGATATTAAAACAACTACATCTGTACCTAATCTGATGACTAATGAAAATCCATTTTTGAGTTTACCATTGCCATCAGTAATACCATCAAGTTGTGCTCTCACTGATTCTACATTTGGCATAGATTTTGATATATCTGTAAACAAAACTGTAACAACTCAGTCAACAACGTTTAATAATACaactaacaatatattttacaaaggtGACCCATTTAATTCAGTTAAAAGCACTATTTATAGCACTAGTAGCATTTCATCAGGTCACGAATTTAATGGGTTAGGCTTATATCCGTGTGCAATGGAGAACTATGCAAGCAAAAATAAATCTGACTATACTAATGTTGACGATAATCTTATGAAAAGATTAACTTACGACATTGACTTAGGTTGGTCTCACAAAAGTTTCGATTTTGTTAATTGTACAACTAATACTAATACGTttcataaagataatatattaccGAACACCACAACGCCCTTCTCGTCGACTTACAACCCTTTTAATCCAGATTTTCATGTGCCCTTAGTTCCAAATTCAACAAAAAAGAATCCAGCTAGTAAGACTGGCACTTTTCCAGAACAAATTACTAGTTTTTATAATCAAGGTGCTAATTTGTGGTCCGAAGACGTTTCATCCATTTATACAAACAGTAATGTTTCAAAAAACTTTATTGCAAAGCAACAGAATTATTTTCCTTCAGAACATTTACATACTAACATGAATGCAAAAGTAGGTAGTACcccaaaacaattttatacaaaacatatgACAGAAAGCACAGCGGAAGGCGTTTTAAAATCTTCACCTATCGTTGGACACCACATTGctgacaaatatacaaaaaaatcaccAAGTAAAACGCACATTAATTGGATGACATCTGAAATAAGGCCTGTGCAGAATAACTGCAACCAAAATCAACCCGAATTAAAAGAAACGATTAAAGCTTCCTACACTCAAAATGAACTAGGATCTAAAAAACATACACAAAGCGAGACAAATTACTTCCCTATTAATATGCATAATTTTCCACCACAACCCAATCATGAAGAACATAATGTGTGGCCAACAACGCGACCCGCAGGAACTACAGAAATAAGTATGGAACCACCTCCAATAAACCTTCCTACGTTAGTTGGAGATTTAGCTTTGGGTCCACATGACAAAAAAAAAGCTGACAATGTAAATAGAACTTTACCACATACAGAATTACCAAATTGTGGTAATTTTCTATCAGTCACTCAATTAATGAATAGATCATCCGAAAATATGCCCTTACGACCAAATGGTCTAATAACTGATACACCAAAATCCAtttcaacaaaacaaaatatatctctTAACAATGAAGTTAGCAGAAAATCGCGCATGGAAATCCATCCACAGATTTGTTATGGATTTAATGATCCAAAAGCATCGCATACATATGAAAGCATTAATTCGTTTTCACAAGCGAAAACTAAATCTAGTAAGTCTGACAAAAGTTCTAAGGCACAGAAAAACAGCTATTCCGCTGAGTCATTAATAAGAGGCGGTAGTAATTATAGTCAAAAACTTCAAGACAATAGCGGGCCAAAGTTTATGGTACCACAAAAATATAACGATTTTAATATATCCCAAGATAGTGGAGTGGCTCAAGTTTCACATTTTCCACCTATAATCGATTATTCCGATAATACCTACGCCGGACAACAATTTTCGGGtactacattatataattctacTACAAATACTATATCCAAttctttttatacaaattttatgcCTGGAAGCACTAATCTTATGACCAGTAACTACACAAGCGGAGCTTTTCCTAGTGATTTTGTAGACTATAACCAAAGTACAGACTGCAATAGTTATTCAAATCATAAATATAGTGATTTCAAAATGAGAAACAACATACCCACGTTCCCACAAGAAAAAGATCCTCCAAATTACAAAAGTTCTAGAAGAGAATCTGCAGCAAAGCATAAACTAGAATGTTCTAAAAAAGATTCTAATAAGAAATATCAAAGTAAGAGACCTAAAATAGGCAATAATGAAGTTGAAGAATGGAATGATACGTCTCATTTACTTTGGCAAAACAAAACCCAAACTAAAAGACATCAGAACCTCCCAGATGAGATAACATTTTCGAATTACGTAGGAAATCAGATGCCCGCACAATATCAACCCGATATATTCAATAGCCACATTATGCAATCAAATATGCAAAATGTGGGACCAAATGCAGATCGATCATTATCTAGCTTTCCGGTTACTTCTCGCGCTAATTTCAATCTTAGTGCGTTGTTTCCCGAAATAACAATG AAGGTGCAATga
- the LOC126769890 gene encoding syntenin-1-like → MSLYPSLEDMKVDNMVRAQMTQQHGPPPYQTYESIGAPGGPQAAPSAPRQVYPALGEYMGLELSSDIIALNMPEYQIQTVQPSGAVCNIVAPLSSQSPSLLKATVTQGIRPVILCKDKDGKCGLRLHSVNDGVFVCYVAAGSPAALAGLRFGDQILEINDVALAGMTMDQSHALLKKASVNGIKMAVRDRPFERTVTLHKDSLGHIGFQFKDGKIVGLVKDSSAARNGLLTDHQLLEINTINVVGMKDKEISKVIDASPSVVNVTIIPHYIYKHMISKMSSSLFKELDRTPAV, encoded by the exons ATGTCTTTGTACCCATCGCTTGAAGATATGAAAGTAGACAATATGGTGAGGGCCCAAATGACTCAACAGCACGGTCCGCCACCTTACCAGACGTATGAGTCAATAGGAGCGCCTGGTGGGCCCCAAGCAGCTCCCAGTGCACCTAGACAAGTTTATCCTGCTTTAGGTGAATACATGGGCTTAGAGCTTTCATCTGACATTATTGCTCTAAACATGCCTGAGTACCAGATCCAAACA GTTCAACCTTCTGGAGCAGTATGCAATATAGTTGCACCTCTTTCATCACAGTCTCCCAGCTTGTTAAAAGCAACAGTTACTCAAGGAATAAGACCAGTAATTCTCTGTAAAGATAAAGATGGTAAATGTGGATTGAGATTACATTCAGTTAATGATGGagtgtttgtatgttatgttgCCGCGGGTAGCCCTGCTGCCTTAGCTGGATTAAGATTTGGTGACCAGATATTAGAGATCAATGATGTTGCTCTAGCAGGAATGACTATGGACCAATCTCATGCACTCCTAAAAAAAGCATCTGTTAATGGTATCAAAATGGCTGTTCGTGACAG gcCTTTTGAAAGGACTGTTACTTTGCACAAGGATTCTCTTGGTCACATTGGCTTCCAATTTAAAGATGGAAAAATAGTTGGACTTGTAAAGGATTCCTCGGCTGCACGTAATGGATTGTTGACTGACCATCAATTACTTGAAATAAACACTATAAATGTGGTGGGCATGAAAGATAAGGAAATATCAAAGGTTATTGATGCAAGTCCCTCAGTTGTAAATGTAACTATTATTCCgcattatatttacaaacatatgATAAGCAA AATGTCAAGCAGCTTGTTCAAGGAACTGGACCGTACTCCAGccgtataa
- the LOC126769886 gene encoding sterol O-acyltransferase 2-like isoform X1 codes for MSLRRQRVDPDIQNGIVAQEEKTKSPEFVHRESPLTVLIEHSLHIRAIYHIFVVILLVLLCDTVIYDLIERGKINIGVTSVVYGFGDIRRGAKLWLFELTVALAFYPGLKIYAGVRKLIREYTGLCRAWSIVGVLSVIGLETTLVAVPVFDLANKHLALASSVIVTCEMFRFVMKICAVAVACKNRLHDGSTKIPSFSHYLYFLFAPTLIYRDEYPRTKRIRWGVVVFHFLEVTAIIFYNSFLWERFILPYWSDYGKEAKVEAGTVVRGMFACVLPGVISFLCGFYCLLHAWHNAFAEMLKFGDRLFYEDWWTTSRFSSYYRAWNRIVHAWFRDHIYRVLAPRIGRVLSTLIVFLLSAAAHEVILALSFGFFYPVLMIEFGVFGLLMLPLTATSGVRFPKALNLLMWLSFFIGNGLLWSLYAMEYFSRKNCPKYDTDSFFVPKSWSCPEIVLKPNWTFQNPFVIIY; via the exons TCGTCGCACAAGAAGAAAAAACAAAGAGTCCCGAGTTTGTGCACCGAGAGTCGCCATTAACAGTTCTCATTGAACATTCCCTGCACATAAGGGCAATATATCACATATTTGTTGTCATTCTACTGGTACTGCTCTGTGACACCGTgatatatgatcttatcgagcgcggaaa AATAAACATCGGTGTGACGTCAGTGGTATATGGGTTCGGTGACATCAGACGCGGCGCCAAACTATGGTTGTTCGAGCTAACGGTCGCCCTTGCCTTTTATCCCGGGTTGAAGATTTATGCCGGGGTACGAAAGCTTATCAGGGAATACACAg gattatGCAGAGCATGGTCCATAGTAGGAGTATTAAGCGTAATCGGACTGGAAACAACACTAGTGGCTGTTCCGGTGTTTGATCTAGCTAATAAGCATTTAGCACTAGCATCGTCAGTGATTGTCACCTGTGAAATG tttcgtTTCGTTATGAAAATTTGCGCTGTTGCTGTTGCTTGTAAGAACCGGTTACACGATGGAAGTACAAAAATACCCTCATTTTCACACTATCTATACTTCCTATTCGCACCTACGCTTATCTACAGGGATGAGTACCCCAG aacCAAGAGAATTAGGTGGGGTGTAGTAgttttccattttttggaagtaactgctataatattttacaacagTTTCCTATGGGAGCGTTTCATATTACCTTATTGGTCAGATTATGGAAAGGAAGCTAAG GTGGAGGCTGGTACTGTTGTACGCGGTATGTTTGCATGTGTACTGCCCGGTGTTATATCCTTCCTATGCGGTTTTTACTGCCTGCTACATGCATGGCACAATGCTTTTGCAGAGATGCTGAAATTTGGAGATCGTCTTTTTTATgaa GACTGGTGGACCACTTCCCGCTTCTCTAGTTACTACCGAGCCTGGAATCGGATAGTACATGCTTGGTTCCGCGACCACATATATCGTGTACTAGCCCCGCGTATTGGTCGAGTTTTGTCTACCCTAATAGTATTTTTA ttatcAGCTGCAGCACATGAAGTGATATTAGCCCTCTCTTTCGGTTTCTTTTATCCGGTACTGATGATCGAGTTCGGAGTATTCGGTCTTTTGATGTTGCCCTTAACGGCCACAAGTGGAGTTCGCTTTCCTAAAGCATTGAACCTTCTAATGTGGCTATCATTTTTTATAGGGAATG GTCTCTTATGGAGCTTATATGCAATGGAGTATTTTTCAAGAAAAAACTGCCCAAAATATGATACAGACAGCTTCTTCGTACCAAAGTCATGGTCTTGTCCAGAAATCGTATTAAAACCAAATTGGACATTTCAAAATCCATTCGTCATAATTTATTGA
- the LOC126769886 gene encoding sterol O-acyltransferase 2-like isoform X2, with the protein MILSSAESKINIGVTSVVYGFGDIRRGAKLWLFELTVALAFYPGLKIYAGVRKLIREYTGLCRAWSIVGVLSVIGLETTLVAVPVFDLANKHLALASSVIVTCEMFRFVMKICAVAVACKNRLHDGSTKIPSFSHYLYFLFAPTLIYRDEYPRTKRIRWGVVVFHFLEVTAIIFYNSFLWERFILPYWSDYGKEAKVEAGTVVRGMFACVLPGVISFLCGFYCLLHAWHNAFAEMLKFGDRLFYEDWWTTSRFSSYYRAWNRIVHAWFRDHIYRVLAPRIGRVLSTLIVFLLSAAAHEVILALSFGFFYPVLMIEFGVFGLLMLPLTATSGVRFPKALNLLMWLSFFIGNGLLWSLYAMEYFSRKNCPKYDTDSFFVPKSWSCPEIVLKPNWTFQNPFVIIY; encoded by the exons atgatcttatcgagcgcggaaagcaa AATAAACATCGGTGTGACGTCAGTGGTATATGGGTTCGGTGACATCAGACGCGGCGCCAAACTATGGTTGTTCGAGCTAACGGTCGCCCTTGCCTTTTATCCCGGGTTGAAGATTTATGCCGGGGTACGAAAGCTTATCAGGGAATACACAg gattatGCAGAGCATGGTCCATAGTAGGAGTATTAAGCGTAATCGGACTGGAAACAACACTAGTGGCTGTTCCGGTGTTTGATCTAGCTAATAAGCATTTAGCACTAGCATCGTCAGTGATTGTCACCTGTGAAATG tttcgtTTCGTTATGAAAATTTGCGCTGTTGCTGTTGCTTGTAAGAACCGGTTACACGATGGAAGTACAAAAATACCCTCATTTTCACACTATCTATACTTCCTATTCGCACCTACGCTTATCTACAGGGATGAGTACCCCAG aacCAAGAGAATTAGGTGGGGTGTAGTAgttttccattttttggaagtaactgctataatattttacaacagTTTCCTATGGGAGCGTTTCATATTACCTTATTGGTCAGATTATGGAAAGGAAGCTAAG GTGGAGGCTGGTACTGTTGTACGCGGTATGTTTGCATGTGTACTGCCCGGTGTTATATCCTTCCTATGCGGTTTTTACTGCCTGCTACATGCATGGCACAATGCTTTTGCAGAGATGCTGAAATTTGGAGATCGTCTTTTTTATgaa GACTGGTGGACCACTTCCCGCTTCTCTAGTTACTACCGAGCCTGGAATCGGATAGTACATGCTTGGTTCCGCGACCACATATATCGTGTACTAGCCCCGCGTATTGGTCGAGTTTTGTCTACCCTAATAGTATTTTTA ttatcAGCTGCAGCACATGAAGTGATATTAGCCCTCTCTTTCGGTTTCTTTTATCCGGTACTGATGATCGAGTTCGGAGTATTCGGTCTTTTGATGTTGCCCTTAACGGCCACAAGTGGAGTTCGCTTTCCTAAAGCATTGAACCTTCTAATGTGGCTATCATTTTTTATAGGGAATG GTCTCTTATGGAGCTTATATGCAATGGAGTATTTTTCAAGAAAAAACTGCCCAAAATATGATACAGACAGCTTCTTCGTACCAAAGTCATGGTCTTGTCCAGAAATCGTATTAAAACCAAATTGGACATTTCAAAATCCATTCGTCATAATTTATTGA